From a single Aquarana catesbeiana isolate 2022-GZ linkage group LG09, ASM4218655v1, whole genome shotgun sequence genomic region:
- the B3GALT9 gene encoding beta-1,3-galactosyltransferase 9 → MICHISIIGALCAIVLFVQKIILYERKHSNIKKKKSHQSNNLTFLMQVALCRLRTHQWCFILFNIALFHALLFGADFMEEYFLQALPFSYSDGKFTEIRERARMLDMHLLKGNISRSYLVSGSEVCSQQDVFLLLVIFSSPENKTRRERIRNTWANTTFVQGHVVTRVFMLGRADSEIVQSDVFNESQVHQDIVQGGFLETYLKETSKTIMMMEWIVTFCPNAKFVLKADQQTFVNVRSLAGYLLSLGSRMDDIYLGRVIHHCVPDRDPQSPNFIPVAAYSQTYYPDYCSGSAMAISQDVLRKMYLVSGKVSPLLPSEVFIGICAQWAGVAPIQISRFSGTKHIQYNRCCYQVIFSSSNLDDVELSTVWKDLNDSNECSKLETYYGLVSCKVWSYLDQFKYFRMGKKGNGGWSF, encoded by the coding sequence ATGATTTGTCACATCAGTATCATAGGTGCACTCTGTGCTAttgttttatttgtacaaaaaattattttatatgaaagaaaacacagcaacataaaaaaaaaaaagtctcatcaGAGTAACAATCTTACCTTTCTCATGCAGGTGGCACTGTGCAGATTGCGGACACATCAGTGGTGCTTCATCCTTTTTAATATTGCACTCTTTCATGCCTTGCTCTTTGGAGCTGACTTCATGGAAGAATATTTTCTACAGGCTCTTCCCTTCTCCTACAGCGATGGGAAGTTTACGGAGATCAGAGAACGGGCACGTATGCTGGACATGCATCTCTTGAAAGGCAATATCTCTCGATCATACTTGGTCAGTGGATCAGAAGTGTGCTCCCAACAAGATGTGTTCTTGCTCTTGGTCATCTTTAGTAGCCCTGAAAATAAAACCAGACGAGAAAGAATTAGAAACACCTGGGCCAACACAACTTTTGTACAAGGCCACGTTGTAACAAGAGTATTCATGTTGGGCAGGGCAGATTCAGAAATTGTTCAATCAGATGTCTTCAATGAATCTCAGGTCCATCAGGACATTGTTCAGGGAGGTTTCCTAGAAACCTATCTAAAGGAGACATCTAAAACCATCATGATGATGGAATGGATTGTGACATTTTGCCCCAACGCTAAATTTGTCCTAAAAGCAGACCAACAAACGTTTGTCAATGTTCGAAGTCTAGCTGGATACCTTCTCAGCCTGGGGTCCCGTATGGATGATATATACCTTGGAAGGGTAATCCATCACTGTGTGCCTGACAGAGACCCCCAAAGCCCCAATTTTATCCCTGTTGCGGCCTACTCACAAACCTACTACCCTGACTACTGCAGTGGTTCTGCCATGGCAATCTCTCAAGATGTGCTGAGAAAGATGTATTTGGTCTCTGGAAAGGTCAGCCCTTTGCTCCCATCTGAGGTGTTTATCGGTATTTGTGCCCAGTGGGCTGGCGTGGCCCCCATCCAGATTTCTAGATTCTCCGGAACCAAGCATATTCAGTATAACCGCTGTTGTTATCAGGTGATCTTTTCATCTTCAAACCTTGATGACGTGGAACTGTCCACAGTTTGGAAGGATCTTAATGACAGCAATGAATGCTCAAAGCTGGAAACCTACTATGGACTGGTGTCTTGTAAAGTCTGGTCCTACCTGGATCAGTTTAAATATTTCAGAATGGGTAAAAAAGGCAATGGGGGGTGGTCTTTTTAG